atttaatttaaaataattaatttaaattatttaataatttagcattaattttatataaatttcagtCCTCTTTTACTGTCTCCATGTGGGATTTCCACAAATATAAAATTGCCTTCTAGTAAATTCTGATGATGACTTGGAATCCAAGTTATATGTACAGTcagcctctctctctctctagaaGCGGAGATACTATTATATTCTCCATGTAATTATTTGTTGGCATTCTTATCTTCTCATTAACTTTGCTATATGCATATAATAAACTACTTTCCTTCTGTTTCTCATCATATTTTGTCCTTTTCTTTttactaatatattttaatattcatttcatttaataattattcatcatatttaattttcatttcaaaaaaaaaaaatcaaaagttttAATATACATAACACCCATTTCTTCCTAGTTTTTATCGAtttgaataaattgaattaaaaagaaaaatcaattttttttttcttttctccatttctcacaatccaaacaaaataatttattagccaaaaaaaaaaagggaaaatgatCAAGAGAAGGAAAAACTTCaaacacatacataaatatATCATACCAAAATTTGTATTGGACTACACAGAATCAAACATATAATCTGTTTTTCTATCTATATTCTCTAATTGCAGCTGCCCTTCGGCTAAAATAAGGAAGGACAACATTTAGCAGTAGCAGTAGAATTAGTAATAACAGTACCTTTCTCAACATTTTCCTGCGAACCCATTTCAGTGCTGGGGGAGACAGAGACCTTTTTGCAGTTTTTGGAGAACCATTTCAATTGCATGTACTTAGCTTTTCTCCAAGGAGGAATATGGAGACCCTTTTCTTTAAGTGATTCTTTTGCAGCTGAACATATCAGAGAGACTATCTTGTTAAGCCTCTCTTCAGTTGCAACAAAGATTGAAGGAAGAGTGGCGATGAGCTCTTTATATGTCTGTGTAGGCCTTGCCACCTCAAACTGAGTCCTGAACTCCATGTCTGTTATGATTCTTGTCGGCTTCCCACTGTTATTAATGTTCATCATCACCTCTATGTACTCGTAATCTCCTACGTATTGGAATACTAAGATCCAAAACAAGAGACAAAAATCAAAGTAAATCAATCATGCATATGTAGCCATGCAAGAGagaggggagagagagagacctTTAGAGCGAGCAGAAGTGGAAACCCAAGAAGTTTTACAAAGAGAAGCTTTATAGCCATCAATTTGCAGTCTCATCACCACCCATTTCTTCAGACTACTGGGTTCTCCCATGTTTCTGATATACATCAAAACTCTTTCCAGAACCTGTTTCTCAAAATCAGTAGCCTCCAAAAGAATGCCCTAATCAAGAATTAATCAGACCAAGAATATATATGAACAAGTAGAAATGAAAGAGAATCATAGGATTCgaagaaattaataattaatacctGCAAAATGGATTGATGTCTAGAAGAAATGATGATGGAAGGAATATTATTGGGTGTGTTTGATTCTGACTCATAGTAGTCTCTAACCATTTGATCAAAGAGCTCTTCTTCTCCAATGCTACCCATATTTAGATTTTTGTTTTCTTGGATAATTTCTTACAAGAAATGGAAAAgtagagttaaagagaagaccTGGTTAAAGTCAACAAGCTTGTGAGGCACACAGAAGTTGTTTGGCATTATGGAGTTACAATGTtgtattattttcattaaagcAACTACCGGTGATGTCATAAGGAAAAGAAAGGCAGATGTTGTCAttttatcatcatcatcatcaatgcTCTTCCATATCTGTGTgtagagagagacagagagattGGAGGTTCACATAGGATATTTTACATGGGCATGGCCTTGGAATTATAGATTTATATCATTATCATCATTCCCTTTCCTGTATTTTCCTTCTGAATCCTGATTTGTCTAGTTTGGGCCAGTAGCATGAAATTTAGtttgataaaattaagaaaaaattattatttagttttttatattatgcaacgctcgttaattaatttttaattttaaaaaatattttaaaatattttaaatatttttaaaattttattaattaatatctccattaattttatccgttaaatattataaaaaaaaattagtgaaTAATAGTCAATAGCTAGTGTTGTTTTGAATCCTCCTTCTAGAGTCAACAATGGTGGATTTGGCTATTCCTTTCATTGACTCTAATCGAACCTTTATTGTTTTCCTCTCCTTTCCAATCCTGTTCTTTGGTCCCCCTTTGGCTTGGGGTTCGATTTTATGGGACTTGTGCTTGCATGTGTCTCTTCTCTTGTTTGGGCCATTAAAACAAAGTGGCTTCTAGATGTTGTTTTGCAACAGTTTTTCGGCTGGCAGGAGAAGGACAACAGTAGAGGAGGATTTCTAGAGTGTCTGTCATGGTTCTTACTTGGATTTGGTTTGATAAATTATTGGCCTAGAGTTGAAATTAAATcccatctttttttttatagatttggGCTGATCGGATTTCAACACAGATCTATTAGTGAGTAGTCACTCAATATTCAATTCTATGAATATAATTTATCTTTCATCTCTAAATCCTTCTATGCctttaattaaaagttaataatcACTGCTTGATGTttgtttttaacttttaatacttaatatttataaaattataattatttaatttatatattttaaaattttattatattttataaagacTAATgagtttataattaaatattaatcaaaCTTGATGCGTTTCGGTACAAAAAATTATGACCAcatattttttctctctctagGATTTTTTTAGAGAGAGTTTTCCTCTGCCTTTTGTTGGCTTGCTCGGGCAGAGGAAGCCTTCTTAGCCGCCCTCCCTAAATATGGATGCGATTCCTCCCCATTCTGGGTGGATTGtggatagatttttttttttcctcttttctttcttctatttgtttttatttattgtttagTTTTTCATTGCAAACTGTGGAATTTATAGAGTAGACATGCATGTTACTTATTTTACCTTTtagatctaatttttttatttgatcaatCATATAAGTCCATCGTATGAGTCTCTCAatgtttgattttataaaagaacctgcaaaataaagaaagatggTCAAAGGTCTATCGGGAATGCTCTAAGTGGAGACCTTTTCAAGTCAGGTTCATGACTAGTGTAATATGGATAGGTCAGAGCACATCCCAAAATCGATCTGTTAGAGTTATTGTTGGATCCCACTCCATGGCTCTATTAAGGTTCGCAATGCTCTTCTTATTGTTGCTACCATGATTGAATCAAaatgttttgcttctttttttgtGTGTATATCTCTTGGAGATGTTTTTGATAGTTCTTCATTATCCACTCAGTCTCTCAGTACGAAAGTGCTCTACTTGCCGTCCGCGTTTTCTCTTGGCTCAAATCTGCCTAGCCTATACTATGTGTTTATCGCCTTTCCTCTAATGTGTTGCCTTCTTAgtgattttgttaaaaaaaacacCTTTGTTTGGTGGTTCACGAAGCTTCATTGGTGTCTTTTCTCCAAGAAGATAGTTTCCCGGATTGCTTTGCTTAGTACTGAATGGATCCTACTCGGTTTTTATTTGCTAAGGTTTCTTAATGTATAAATTAGGCTACTACtaatgttttttttcttttaagctAGTTGAAGCTAGATTTAGCTGTAATGTatttaaaaatgttatttttttaaaattttgacatTCTAGTGAGTTATTTATctttgatattaaaaaaaagagtaaatatTAGAAATTAAAGTATTTATTTTGTACGAAATAATCTACACTATATAGATATGATCTGAATCaatttaaattctaattaattcaaaaatatatatttattattaattcaaattttcaattgatattcttcttttatataaaaaatgtaaatgacaaaaaaaaaatacacatgCAAAAAGAttaattacatttaaattattGTGATATCTTCTTTAGGAAATGGGCCAAAGAGAAGGGTTCTTGTGTTGGTGTGTGTGATGGGTTCTCGCCCAGAGACTATGGGCCGGTTAACCACCTTATAAGAAAACGGCAGGAGTGAGGACTTgggaataatataaaaagaaaatcaaggGTGAAAATGTCAGAAAAATTCCGAGGAAGAAGGCTAGGGTTTTCACTGGTCATCACTATAAAATGACAGCAGCAGAGCTTCTTCTCCTGCGTTGCTCTCTGGCAGTCTCCTCTGCTTTCccattttctcttatttttctattttgttcCCCTTTTGATTTGTTGAAATTATAGGATCTTGTATTCTGTAGAAGTAAGATAATATTGAATTGATGGGCAGTGATGAGGATTTTGAGAAAGTCATGCACCACTCTGATTTCTCGTGCTGATAAATCTCTCATACCCATATACTTCTGAGCCTAATCTTTCTTCTTACTCATCTGTGTTTTGAAAAGATGGAACCAAGTGATGGGGTCTTTCGACCTGAACCATGATGCGGACCGTACAGCAATTTTTCTATTGCTTCTGGGGATAACTTCGGTTTCTGATGGTTCCTCCTCCTTTCTTCAATTCATTCTGCTTTCAATTCTTCATTTTTTATGCCTTCAGTTTTTtagttttcttctattttttcttaattaattgaaGCTTTTTCGTCAGAATGAATTTGTTAACATGAAATTGATTATCCTCTGATTTAATCTCGTCGAACCCTTTGGAGATAGATTTAGGCCCAACAAATTTTCACTCAAACCCTCACAAATCATCAATTGAAATTAAGTATTTTCAAAGGCCTGAATGAGTgaagaataataaattaaacagAGAACACCAAAACACTTTCATTCCAGACTTGCATGACTCTTTCATCTAGGATATGGAGTCTGGGACATGAGCTTCATGAGTCTTTTGTCTGATTCCCCATTGGTGAGATGCAGAGTTTGAGTCAGAggaaggtgaagatgacaggcGTAAGGTGAGGGTCAGAGTTTGAGGTACTAGAAGAGGAAGAAGTGAACAGGGGCGTCATGGGTTATTCGAGAAATGAATTGAAATCAAACTGAACGATATAATTTCAAATTGTGAaaacgaattaaattaaattaaattaaattaaattaatttttcgattaaaatcgaatttaaatttacagtcaaatttatttgataaaattataattttataatgaatgaagtattatttatttaaataactcaaataccatttaatttattttagtttgattttcttttaatgtaaaaaataaataatgtatatTGTTTTGCTTTATATTAGTTTTATTCAAACATTAAtgatattaaatataatgttttatttttatatatattactaaAATATATACGTAAATTTACACTTGTTAATcacattttctataaaaattatttatatattaaaatgaaatataaGAATTCATTGTAAGATAATTTAAAGTTGCTTGTAAACCGGTGATAATTAAACAGGCCTTAGTGAAaacattatatattattttactttatatattttaattaataatttatataacatATAGTTATAATGTATATTTTAacgttttaatttataaaacaatatttaaatttatctatttaaaatataatataataataaatttatagattgtattacaaaaaatatattatattaaattaattatttaaataaataaaattcaaagctATGTATCACTATGTCAAAATCTAAGTGAATGTCATCgatagatttaatttaaaattaaattaaataaattaaaattttaaatttataaaaattaaattaaatttattttaaataaaaataaatttatatttaactaatttaattcaattcaatcctATCAacttttaatgagtttttaaaattttacactttatttttattattataaaatttaattaaaatattttaattttaattataatttaatatccatatattataaaaaaaaatactattatcattaattaatattaaattaaaattaaatcaaatcaaaataactaaaatttttaaaaataaaaaaaattaaaccaaaaattaaaattttaaattaattcggttaATGGATTTTTTCGATTTGGACCTGTGCAGGATGTTTAAGTGGGCGGAAGCAATTTCCCGCATCTCTGCAATGTTTGCCTTAATTTTCACATCAAATTTCCCAGGAAACGTAAAGAAAATCTCTTCTATAATCTGCTGCCCATTATTAGCAAGAAAAATGTATACTTTTAATATGCACCAAAAAGGGAGGGGGAGGGGGATATCATCAAGTATTTAAGTCTAGGCTCTGTAAGATTTCTAGGTGGTTTGACACTTAAATTATACTATGAAATATGGATCAAGACATGAAATTTGTTTAACACTAATTAGCCCAAGGAAGGGAACCTGGGTAAGGATCTGCTCCACAATATCTGAATAAACCTTCAATTTCTGGGCAACCATTGGGATATGGGATTGATCGATGAAATGGATCACGCCCAATTTTTTTACGCCAAAGTGTACCTCTACATCCATATGGGTCTTCTTCAAATTGAGTCCTCACCAAGGCCTCACCTTTCAAAGCTGCTTCTTTGGAAGTTGATGTTGCCGGGGTGCCATGGTAAAAGAATCTCAAATCTGGAAAGCGAATTGCAGTGCGATGCAAGAGTGAAAATCTGTCTTTCTTGAAGTCATAACTAACAACCTGCTCAAAAAGCAATGAGATTAGAACTAAAATTGACATAACACAACAAGCAAGCAGCTGCAGGCATTTTTTATCTTCTTTTGTCGATACTACATTGACGATGGCGCTGGAAATACTAGACTCGGGTATAAAAGACTACTTGCACTGTTTTTCATGTTGCATAGAAATAGGATCCATAATGAAGAAGTGTTGTATGACAATAGACTGGAGGTTTCAACTCATTAATTGCTTATCTTGTAAAGCACATTAGGTGTTTCTATTGTTACCACTAATAACTCCGAAAAGAAGGGGAAATAAAATCTTTGAACACAATGGACTTACCGTTATGTTTTCTGGATATGTGCCAGTGAGCTCCCGGAACCGGCACACACTAAAGAGAAGATTCTCAAAGCTATCTCTTGCATGTTCTTCTGTCAATGCCCTCCATCTCACGCTTTCCTCATTGCCTGACAATTACACATTTTGacaaaaagaatcaagactgagCAGTTTAAAGCCTTCTTACAGACAAACACCATGTATCATTCATAATATTAAGAGCTGTGAATTCCAGGGAAGATAAAATCGCTCATGCAAATAGGCAAACTTTGATTAAAAGCCTGCCATATATTCCCATTAGAGGTACAAACATGAAATACTCGGGGAATAAAAAAGATAACAACAATTGCAACAATGTAAAATAGTATGGTCCAAGTACCTGGTCAATTTTCTTAAGAGTAGTGTATTAACTTATAAGATGATGATAAGATATTTAAGCTTTCAAATATTCCAAACAATTCTAAATAGATTTATATTTTGCAATTTATCATAATTGTTGCACAATTAGAAGTCTTGTGAAATTCTCAGTAACTAAGGTTATCTGATAATGAACTGCAAAGACTTTCATAAGCTACAATATTAATATGTGGGTGAATGTCAGTTGAAATAATGAAATATTTCTACAACCTCTTAAATAAGTTTGATCATATTAGATATGTCATGGCTAGTGAGTAGTGACAGTTCCAAATTTTGGTGTATAAAATTGAGTTAGCAGATGCAAAATATGATTATGAAGCGGAAAATTCCATTTCGCCAAAGGAGTACGAGATCATTGTTCCCTAAGATTCACTTCAAACAATGATATCTTTATGCTAATATGCATACTCAATAAaacaatattatatttttctgaTAAGC
This is a stretch of genomic DNA from Manihot esculenta cultivar AM560-2 chromosome 2, M.esculenta_v8, whole genome shotgun sequence. It encodes these proteins:
- the LOC110609790 gene encoding uncharacterized protein LOC110609790 isoform X2 — translated: MGSIGEEELFDQMVRDYYESESNTPNNIPSIIISSRHQSILQATDFEKQVLERVLMYIRNMGEPSSLKKWVVMRLQIDGYKASLCKTSWVSTSARSKVFQYVGDYEYIEVMMNINNSGKPTRIITDMEFRTQFEVARPTQTYKELIATLPSIFVATEERLNKIVSLICSAAKESLKEKGLHIPPWRKAKYMQLKWFSKNCKKVSVSPSTEMGSQENVEKGTVITNSTATAKCCPSLF
- the LOC110609790 gene encoding uncharacterized protein LOC110609790 isoform X1, which gives rise to MGSIGEEELFDQMVRDYYESESNTPNNIPSIIISSRHQSILQGILLEATDFEKQVLERVLMYIRNMGEPSSLKKWVVMRLQIDGYKASLCKTSWVSTSARSKVFQYVGDYEYIEVMMNINNSGKPTRIITDMEFRTQFEVARPTQTYKELIATLPSIFVATEERLNKIVSLICSAAKESLKEKGLHIPPWRKAKYMQLKWFSKNCKKVSVSPSTEMGSQENVEKGTVITNSTATAKCCPSLF